The Deltaproteobacteria bacterium genome window below encodes:
- a CDS encoding ion transporter, with protein sequence MDGRAGAIRGKSVLTGWRAVLHRIIYEADTPAGRLFDAALIGAILLSVLVVMLDSVSWISEEYGTALYVAEWFFTILFTVEYALRLSCVARPVKYAASTFGIIDLLAVIPTYIDLLLPGGRYLMAVRVLRVLRIFRTFKLFEYLDEGAYILRALKASRKKISVFLFTVLNLVVVLGSLMYLIEGEENGFTSIPRSVYWCVVTLTTVGYGDIAPQTTLGMGLATAVMIIGYGIIAIPTGIVTVEMVQQAAASRKSTQACPSCVAEDHDTDAVFCKRCGSKLN encoded by the coding sequence ATGGACGGAAGAGCTGGCGCGATACGCGGAAAAAGCGTGCTTACGGGCTGGAGGGCCGTCCTTCACCGGATAATATACGAGGCCGACACGCCAGCGGGCAGGCTTTTCGACGCTGCCCTCATAGGGGCCATACTCCTCAGCGTCCTTGTCGTGATGCTCGACAGCGTGTCCTGGATTTCCGAGGAATACGGGACCGCGCTCTACGTAGCCGAGTGGTTCTTCACCATCCTATTCACGGTCGAATACGCCTTGAGGCTCAGCTGCGTTGCAAGGCCGGTTAAGTACGCTGCAAGCACCTTCGGCATAATAGACCTCCTTGCCGTCATCCCGACCTATATCGACCTCCTCCTTCCGGGCGGCCGCTACCTCATGGCGGTCCGGGTGCTCAGGGTGCTTCGCATATTCCGCACATTCAAACTGTTCGAGTACCTGGACGAGGGCGCCTATATATTGCGGGCCTTGAAGGCCAGCAGGAAGAAGATATCCGTATTCCTTTTCACGGTACTTAACCTCGTAGTCGTCCTCGGCTCACTCATGTACCTCATAGAGGGCGAGGAGAACGGATTCACCAGCATCCCGAGGAGCGTATACTGGTGCGTCGTCACCCTCACGACCGTGGGCTACGGCGACATAGCGCCCCAGACCACGCTCGGGATGGGGCTTGCCACTGCGGTCATGATAATTGGGTACGGGATTATCGCCATTCCTACGGGAATAGTCACCGTCGAGATGGTCCAACAGGCCGCGGCCTCAAGGAAATCGACCCAGGCCTGCCCCTCGTGCGTAGCCGAAGACCATGACACGGACGCGGTCTTCTGCAAGCGCTGCGGCTCGAAACTCAACTAA
- a CDS encoding DUF2130 domain-containing protein produces the protein MSDQTVKCPNCHIEFPLTEALSNRIKEGLRAEYEEKSVRKELEVRKREEELKKKLSELEEARKAVEDTVASRLSAEKARLVEEARKKALERFETELRDMKEEQARKDELLQDARKKELELRKKARELEEEKKALDLEVARKIDSEREKIRQSTLEIFSEEHRLKDLEKDKKISDMLRTIEELKRKGEQGSMQSQGEVLELDLEALLRSMFPVDVIEPVPKGIRGADIIQKVYTRTGQHCGSIVWESKRTKAWNDEWIAKLKDDQRDIKAEVAVLVTEALPKGVSSFAQIDGVWVSVVSLAGGLAGVLRAGLIQLSLARLSSIGKNEKMEAIYAYLSGQGFRQRVEGIVESFKELKEELEAEKRAMTKVWARREKQLERAVTNTAGMYGDMQGIIGSTLPELKSLELGSGEEEEE, from the coding sequence ATGTCCGACCAGACCGTAAAATGTCCCAACTGCCATATCGAGTTTCCGCTCACCGAGGCGCTTTCGAACCGCATCAAGGAGGGGCTCCGGGCCGAGTACGAGGAGAAGTCCGTCCGGAAGGAGCTGGAGGTCCGGAAAAGGGAAGAGGAACTTAAGAAAAAGCTTTCCGAGCTTGAGGAGGCGAGAAAAGCTGTCGAGGATACGGTCGCGTCGAGGCTTTCCGCCGAGAAGGCGAGGCTCGTGGAGGAGGCCCGGAAAAAGGCCCTTGAACGGTTCGAGACCGAGCTCAGGGACATGAAGGAGGAGCAGGCGCGGAAGGACGAGCTCCTTCAAGACGCCCGGAAAAAGGAGCTTGAGCTAAGGAAAAAGGCGAGAGAGCTCGAGGAGGAGAAGAAGGCGCTCGACCTGGAGGTGGCCCGGAAGATAGACTCCGAGAGGGAGAAGATACGCCAGTCGACCCTCGAGATCTTCTCCGAGGAGCACAGGCTCAAGGACCTTGAGAAGGACAAGAAGATAAGCGACATGCTCAGGACCATAGAAGAGCTTAAGAGGAAGGGCGAGCAGGGCTCCATGCAGTCCCAGGGCGAGGTCCTGGAGCTCGACCTCGAAGCTCTCCTTAGGTCCATGTTCCCGGTGGACGTAATCGAGCCCGTGCCCAAGGGCATACGGGGCGCGGACATAATCCAGAAGGTCTATACACGGACCGGCCAGCACTGCGGCTCTATCGTGTGGGAGTCCAAGAGGACCAAGGCCTGGAACGATGAGTGGATAGCAAAGCTCAAGGACGACCAGAGGGACATAAAGGCCGAGGTCGCGGTCCTCGTGACCGAGGCCCTTCCAAAAGGGGTCTCGTCCTTCGCCCAGATAGACGGCGTTTGGGTATCGGTCGTCAGCCTTGCGGGCGGCCTCGCGGGAGTGCTCCGGGCCGGGCTCATACAGCTATCCCTCGCAAGGCTTTCGTCGATCGGGAAGAACGAAAAGATGGAGGCGATATACGCCTACCTTTCCGGCCAGGGCTTCAGACAGAGGGTAGAGGGAATAGTGGAGTCCTTCAAGGAATTGAAGGAGGAGCTCGAGGCCGAGAAAAGGGCCATGACCAAGGTGTGGGCGCGAAGGGAAAAACAGCTCGAAAGGGCCGTCACCAACACGGCGGGCATGTACGGTGACATGCAGGGCATAATAGGCTCTACGCTTCCGGAGCTTAAGTCCCTGGAGCTCGGCTCCGGGGAAGAGGAAGAAGAGTGA